A single genomic interval of Hevea brasiliensis isolate MT/VB/25A 57/8 chromosome 4, ASM3005281v1, whole genome shotgun sequence harbors:
- the LOC110659417 gene encoding aminopeptidase M1 codes for MDQFKGQPHLPKFAVPKRYDIRLKPDLSACTFAGSVSIDLDIVTDTKFIVLNAADLSVNSGSVFFTSSKVFEPVKVDLVEADEILVLEFAETLPIGVGVLTIQFDGVLNDKMKGFYKSTYEHQGEKKNMAVTQFEPADARRCFPCWDEPACKAKFKITLDVPSELVSLSNMPIVEEKVDGPLKTVSYQETPIMSTYLVAVVVGLFDYVEDHTSDGIKVRVYCQVGKANQGNFALHVAVKTLELYKEYFSVQYPLPKLDMIAIPDFAAGAMENYGLVTYRETALLFDDKHSAAANKQRVATVVAHELAHQWFGNLVTMEWWTHLWLNEGFATWVSYLAADSLFPEWKIWTQFLDETTEGLRLDGLEESHPIEVEINHASEIDEIFDAISYRKGASVIRMLQSYLGAECFQRSLAAYIKKYAYSNAKTEHLWAALEEGSGEPVNKLMNSWTRQKGYPVVSVKLKDQKLEFEQSQFLSSGSHGDGQWIVPITLCCGSYDVKKNFLLQTKSETLDAKEASLADIRSAWVKLNVHQTGFYRVKYDEDLAARLRYAIEKKYLTETDRFGILDDSFALCMARHQSLVLLLTLMGAYREELEYTVLSNLITISYKVTRIAADAAPELLDYINQFFINLFQYSAEKLGWDPKQGESHLDSMLRGEILTALAVFGHDLTLNEASRRFHAFVDDRNTPLLPPDIRKAAYVAVMQRVSTSNRSGYESLLRVYRETDLSQEKTRILSSLASCPDPNIVLEVLNFVLSSEVRSQDAVFGLAVSKEGRETAWTWLKDKWDHISKTWGSGFLITRFISAVVSPFASFEKAKEVEDFFASRTKPSIVRTLKQSIERVNINAKWVQSIQNEKQLAEAVKELAERKY; via the exons ATGGATCAATTCAAAGGCCAGCCTCACCTCCCGAAATTTGCCGTGCCTAAACGCTACGACATCCGCCTGAAACCCGACCTTTCCGCCTGCACATTCGCCGGTTCTGTCTCTATCGACCTCGACATCGTTACCGATACCAAATTTATTGTCCTAAACGCCGCCGACCTCTCCGTCAACTCCGGCTCCGTTTTCTTCACCTCCTCTAAG GTGTTTGAGCCTGTGAAAGTTGATTTAGTGGAAGCAGATGAGATTCTGGTGCTGGAGTTTGCTGAGACACTTCCAATTGGGGTGGGAGTTCTCACTATTCAGTTCGACGGAGTTTTGAACGACAAAATGAAGGGATTTTACAAAAG taCTTATGAGCATCAAGGTGAGAAGAAGAATATGGCAGTTACTCAGTTTGAGCCAGCCGATGCTAGGAGATGTTTTCCATGTTGGGACGAGCCCGCTTGCAAG GCTAAATTCAAGATAACTTTGGATGTGCCATCTGAATTGGTGTCACTTTCAAATATGCCAATTGTAGAGGAGAAGGTGGATGGACCTCTGAAGACTGTTTCGTATCAGGAAACACCTATCATGTCTACTTATTTGGTAGCTGTGGTCGTTGGTTTGTTTGATTATGTTGAAGATCACACATCTGACG GGATCAAAGTTCGAGTGTATTGTCAAGTTGGAAAGGCAAATCAAGGGAATTTTGCATTGCATGTGGCTGTGAAGACACTTGAATTATATAAAGA ATATTTTTCTGTTCAATATCCTCTTCCCAAGTTGGATATGATTGCAATCCCTGACTTTGCTGCTGGGGCAATGGAGAATTATGGCTTAGTTACATATCGTGAGACAGCTCTGCTCTTTGACGATAAGCATTCTGCTGCAGCTAACAAGCAGAGA GTTGCTACTGTTGTTGCACATGAGCTGGCACATCAGTGGTTCGGCAATCTTGTAACGATGGAATGGTGGACGCATTTATGGCTTAATGAGGGTTTTGCAACATGG GTGAGCTATCTGGCAGCTGATAGCTTGTTTCCAGAATGGAAGATATGGACTCAATTTCTTGATGAAACTACTGAAGGTCTTAGGCTTGATGGCCTTGAAGAATCCCATCCGATTGAG GTTGAGATAAATCATGCTTCTGAGATTGATGAAATATTTGATGCTATAAGCTATAGAAAAGGTGCCTCTGTTATCCGAATGCTGCAAAGCTATCTTGGTGCTGAATGCTTTCAG AGGTCTCTTGCTGCATACATCAAAAAATATGCTTACTCAAACGCAAAGACAGAACACTTGTGGGCTGCCCTTGAGGAAGGATCTGGTGAGCCTGTGAACAAGCTAATGAATTCATGGACGAGGCAAAAGGGATACCCTGTTGTATCTGTCAAACTTAAAGATCAGAAATTGGAATTTGAACAG TCACAATTCTTGTCAAGTGGTTCCCATGGAGATGGACAGTGGATTGTCCCAATAACTTTATGCTGTGGCTCATATGATGTGAAGAAGAATTTCTTATTGCAAACAAAATCTGAAACTCTTGATGCTAAGGAAGCCAGTCTTGCAGACATCAGAAGTGCTTGGGTAAAACTTAATGTACATCAAACCGGTTTCTATAGGGTGAAATATGACGAGGATCTTGCAGCTAGACTTAGATATGCCATAGAGAAGAAATATTTGACTGAAACAGACAGATTTG GCATTTTGGATGATTCATTTGCCCTTTGCATGGCTCGTCACCAGTCTTTGGTCTTGTTGCTTACTCTGATGGGTGCTTACAGGGAGGAACTTGAGTATACTGTGCTCTCTAACTTGATTACG ATAAGTTACAAAGTTACAAGGATTGCAGCAGATGCAGCCCCTGAATTATTGGATTACATTaaccaattttttattaatcttttcCAATATTCTGCAGA GAAGCTTGGTTGGGACCCTAAACAAGGTGAAAGCCATCTTGATTCAATGTTGAGAGGAGAAATTTTGACTGCCCTTGCTGTGTTTGGACATGATCTGACATTAAATGAAGCAAGTAGGAGATTTCATGCATTTGTAGATGACAGAAATACACCACTCCTTCCACCTGATATAAGAAAG GCAGCATATGTGGCAGTAATGCAGAGAGTTAGCACTTCAAATAGATCGGGTTATGAATCTCTCCTGAGAGTCTATAGGGAGACTGATCTAAGCCAGGAGAAGACTCGCATTCTGA GTTCATTGGCATCTTGTCCAGACCCCAATATAGTTCTTGAAGTTCTTAACTTTGTGTTGTCTTCTGAG GTTCGGAGTCAAGATGCTGTTTTTGGACTTGCTGTTTCTAAGGAAGGACGGGAAACAGCTTGGACATGGCTGAAG GATAAGTGGGATCACATTTCAAAAACTTGGGGTTCTGGATTTTTAATAACTCGCTTCATCAGTGCAGTTGTCTCACCG TTTGCTTCATTTGAGAAGGCCAAGGAAGTAGAGGATTTCTTTGCAAGCCGCACCAAGCCTTCAATTGTTAGAACCTTGAAGCAGAGCATTGAGCGTGTCAACATTAATGCAAAGTGGGTTCAGAGCATTCAGAATGAGAAGCAACTGGCCGAGGCAGTGAAAGAATTAGCAGAGAGGAAATACTAA
- the LOC110659418 gene encoding protein phosphatase 2C 50, with the protein MEEMSPTVAVPIRVGNSVCENPNIDTHLDIARLKLMADKAGFLSDSVTKVSAVGNNGCNCGDLDNEVSDTAVAVPEEDKGGGASFLDMIFENKSNWVVSDDVINQQNEEDDSFSLEGDPILDSSCSLSVASETSSLCGEDFIGFEAISEIGTPCSVDTGKSICSVDIIANATDLESNVDTEVVRDSVSVEVSLEEEIGDGSDPKPSAVVLKLALGKGVSGTVTRSVFEVDYVPLWGVTSICGRRPEMEDAVAIVPHFLKIPIQMLIGDRVLDGMSKYITHQTAHFFGVYDGHGGSQVANYCRDHIHSALAEEGEFIKNGLSDGSIKDSCQEQWKKIFTNCFLKVDAEVGGKGSAEPVAPETVGSTAVVAIICSSHIIVANCGDSRAVLYRGKEPMALSVDHKPNREDEYARIEAAGGKVIQWNGHRVFGVLAMSRSIGDRYLKPCIIPEPEVMFVPRAKDDECLILASDGLWDVMSNEEACDLARRRILVWHKRNGAAVPSSRGEGIDPAAQAAAEYLSNRALQKGSKDNITVIVVDLKAQRKLKSKT; encoded by the exons ATGGAGGAGATGTCTCCGACGGTTGCAGTGCCCATTAGAGTAGGTAATTCAGTCTGTGAAAACCCAAACATAGATACCCATTTGGATATCGCCAGACTTAAGTTGATGGCAGACAAGGCTGGCTTTTTATCGGACTCTGTGACTAAGGTTTCTGCTGTTGGCAACAATGGTTGTAATTGTGGTGATTTGGATAATGAAGTTAGTGATACAGCTGTTGCAGTTCCAGAAGAGGACAAGGGGGGAGGAGCTTCTTTCTTGGATATGATCTTCGAAAATAAAAGCAACTGGGTGGTTAGCGATGATGTGATAAACCagcaaaatgaagaagatgattcCTTTTCCTTGGAGGGTGATCCTATTCTTGATAGTTCTTGTTCTCTTTCAGTGGCTAGTGAGACTAGCAGCTTATGTGGAGAGGATTTCATTGGTTTTGAAGCCATCTCTGAGATAGGAACGCCATGTTCTGTGGATACTGGGAAGAGCATTTGCAGTGTTGATATTATTGCTAATGCCACCGATTTGGAGTCAAATGTTGACACAGAGGTTGTGAGAGATTCTGTTTCTGTTGAAGTGAGCCTTGAGGAAGAGATTGGAGATGGATCTGATCCAAAGCCATCTGCAGTTGTGCTAAAGTTGGCTTTGGGCAAAGGAGTGAGCGGAACAGTCACACGCAGTGTTTTTGAGGTGGATTATGTGCCCCTTTGGGGAGTTACATCTATATGTGGAAGGAGACCTGAGATGGAAGATGCAGTTGCAATCGTGCCTCATTTTCTAAAAATTCCTATTCAAATGCTAATTGGTGACCGGGTGCTTGATGGTATGAGCAAGTATATAACTCACCAGACTGCTCATTTCTTTGGAGTTTATGATGGTCATGGAGGCTCACAG GTTGCAAATTATTGTCGCGATCATATCCATTCTGCTTTGGCTGAGGAGGGAGAATTCATTAAGAATGGCCTGAGTGATGGAAGTATAAAAGATAGTTGCCAAGAGCAGTGGAAAAAAATATTCACCAATTGTTTTCTTAAGGTAGATGCTGAAGTTGGAGGAAAAGGCAGCGCTGAACCCGTTGCCCCTGAAACTGTTGGTTCAACTGCTGTTGTTGCCATTATTTGTTCATCCCACATTATAGTGGCGAACTGTGGAGACTCACGAGCAGTTCTATATCGTGGGAAAGAACCTATGGCTTTATCAGTGGATCATAAA CCAAATCGGGAAGATGAATATGCAAGGATAGAAGCAGCTGGAGGCAAAGTTATACAATGGAATGGGCATCGTGTCTTTGGCGTTCTTGCAATGTCGAGGTCAATCG GTGATAGATATTTGAAACCATGTATTATTCCAGAACCAGAAGTTATGTTTGTTCCTCGGGCAAAAGACGATGAATGCCTGATTCTGGCTAGTGATGGTCTATGGGATGTCATGTCAAATGAAGAGGCGTGCGATCTAGCTCGGAGACGAATTCTTGTCTGGCATAAAAGGAATGGTGCTGCAGTTCCCTCCTCAAGGGGTGAGGGAATTGATCCTGCAGCTCAGGCAGCAGCCGAATACCTCTCAAACCGTGCTCTTCAAAAAGGAAGCAAAGACAACATCACGGTCATTGTGGTGGATCTGAAAGCTCAAAGGAAGCTCAAGAGCAAAACATGA